ATTCCCAGATTTGTGTAAGGAAACACAGGAGAGGAGACAAGAGCAAAGCACCAGACAAGAGCTCATGGAGTAGTTACGTTTTTTCGAAATCCTTGCAAGTGTGTAATTCAGCTGGAAAatattaaatatgttttctttcacCCTAGTCATTTACAAGTTTTTGTTAATTCTAAACTCATAGACTATCTATTACCATTAAAGTAAAAGAGGATTCagataaagttttcttagtttACTTAGTCAATATGATGGCATCCTCTCGGCaagttttcctttatttttttcttttgatgtcAGCGGTTAGACTTTATCTTGAGTCTCAGTTATTTGTGGAATTCCATAGAGGTGATagcaggatgttttttttttcttatttttatgtatatattttcttTGGTTTATTGCTTGTATTATATGCCTCAATTTTTTTCTGTAGCTtgatttttaatttgaaatgcaaataaataaaacatttgttcCACACTATGTATCTCTTTGCTGACTGCATATGCTAACCTCCGCAGATGACACAGATTATGAAAAACAGAATCACACACTGTAGTCACTGTATATTGACTCCTTTTGTTCCAATCAAATAAAGTTAGAGAATAAAAAAAGAGGGCAAATAGGCAAACAGCATAGCCCACCTTACTTTTCACATCTCCTAACTTTCCTAAATTTGttgcttcttttcttttacttttttttggtGCAGAGAGCTTTAGAGATCAAGCAGAAAAAAGAACTAAGATGGGAACTGCTCACAGCTTGTTTCAGTTTCAGGTTGAAAGCAAGAGGAATTCAGCATGAATCCATGCGGATGCCAACTAGGATAGgctggatcaaaaaaaaaaagcaccttgattggtcctgctcctttcttGTCCCTTTCCAACCCGTCTCCGGTCTTCCTAGCTTCAGTAGCTTCAATGGCTTGCTTTAAATAGAAAATAACCTTTCGGTATTACTTGTTCCACAAACTTGAATGGAATCTGACAACGgatgaaaataaacatttttgtttctttcaggggCACTTATCAttcctttcattttaaatgaaacgaAAAGAAAATGCCCTGCTTTAGTTCAAATGAAAGCTCATTCCTACAAATAGCACAGGATTAAGTGGGAAAGGAACCCCTGAGAATCTGTGAATGAAGGCACATGGAACCTCTGTACAAAATTCATTGTGGGTTCGTTGTTGTTTGTAATTATTTTTGCATCACTTAGCATTCActgaatatatatttatttatttgcttttatataccaaagttcatCGGGAACATACATTGGTTTACGATATAAAACATAAATGACACAGTTAAAAGATAAACAATCAATTTAACATTTAAGAAAACATTCaactaaaatatacaataaaatttcTGAGGTAAATACTAAAATCAAAAAAGTTAAAATACGAGATGTGTAGGAAGTAGAGATTTGAAtctcgtgtgatcgatcgtcttaacgatcgattttggctgtggggggagggaatcggatcgtcgcggttttgttttttaaaatattgtgtaaatcgtaaatcgggggagggcaggaaaaccggcacactaaaacatccctaaaacccaccccgaccctttaaaataaatcccccaccctcccgaatccccccaaaatgtcttaaattacctggggtccagtgggggggtcccggtgtgatcttccactctcgggccacgggtgcgttgatagaaatggcgccggtgctacctttgccctgtcatatgacagggcaaaggtagcgccggtgccattttggttcctgtcccccgacgtcacgagcataggagatcgctcccggacccccgctggacccccagggacttttggtcagcttgggggggcctcctgacccccacaagacttgccaaaagtccagcgggggtccgggaacgacctcctgcacgcgaatcatgttgccgtaatgaaaaatggcaccggccatacggccatacggccggcgccattttgcaatacggcaatatggccgtatggccggcgccatttttcattacggcaacacgattcgagtgcaggaggtcattcccggacccccgctggacttttggcaagtcttgtgggggtcaggaggcccccccaagctggccaaaagtccctgggggtccagcgggggtccaggagcgatctcctacgctcgtgatgtcgggggacaggaaccaaaatggcaccggcgctacctttgccctgtcatatgacagggcaaaggtagcgctggcaccatttctatcaacacGCCCGAcacccgagagtggaagatcacaccgggacccccccactggaccccttcccctcccccttcctccgatttacgatttttgatgataaatcgggggaattcctattatatatcgcctctaacgatttttgacgatttaaaatatatcggacgatattttaaatcatcaaaaaacgattcacatccctagtaggaagGAATACAGcattatttgtatttttgcattgttttatAGTAAAATAGTAACCTAGTAGCACAGTAAATGTTGACAGAAAAACACCCAAGgattccatccagtctgcccagcaatcttatacattaaaattttttttttttacgtaagaatataaaaattgccattttgggtcagactgagggtccatcagacccagaatcttgtttccagtagtggccaattcaagtcacaagcacttgacaagaacaaaaacaataaatatagtTGGAATATGTGTAAtacaaatttgataaataaatacattataaataaatagatcctatgctgatattgcacagtgataagtagtggttaTTTTCcaaggaccatccagtctgcccagcaatttgcttatggtggTAATTGCCCTTCCAtccaagttacccctatgcagaAACGTTACTCCACCCCCTTTCTGCATTTCTAACCCCAAGTCTTTAGGGATAcggagtgtttatcccatgcccttttgaattcatttactgttctcatcttcaccaccagttctgggaggacattccaggcatccattaccctcctcgtgaagaaatatttcctaatattggttctgaatcttccttctTGGAGTTTCGACTGTTTGTTTTCCACGAGAAAAGATTGGAAGTTCGTAcataattaaaacctttcaggtatctgaaggtctgtaccgTATcccccctgtacctcctctccttcagggtttacatatttcagagccttcagcctctcctcataagtcttctgaaacAGAGCCCACACCATTTTGCTCACTTTCTTCTGGATcgcctctgtcctgtctctatgCTTTTTGAGTAAGGGCACCAGtagtgaacacagtacttcaggtgtggcctcaccaaggacagccacaagggcattatcacctcccttttcctgctggaaTTGTTAATAGGCTTTACCCACGTTAAatgcacttaggggcagattttaaaacctatgcgtgggcatacatttgtgcgtggaACCCAGTGCGCACAAAGATACGcccgatgttataacatgcgtgcggctgcatgcgcatgttataaaatcaggggtcggcgtgtgaTGATGCTTTGGCTTCTAGAAGAAATGAGACAGAGAGACGTTTTTTCACCACGGCACTACCTCAGCAAGATCATGACAATCCAGAGAAGATAGAGGTGATTTAAGGAGTGTTTGTGCTACTTCTTCACTTGTCACATGCTCTCAAATTAGCCAAGAGGATTTACCTTTGGTAAGGTCATTGCTTTTTATCATAGAAGACAGCAAAGAAGTGCTGGATAAAGCCATTCTGCCTCAAACAACTCTACTGTTGGAGAAGAGTGCAGGCTTGGAAAATCATTTTCAAGTTGTGGAGGGCAGTCCATGCATCCACCAATATTTCCATGAAGAAATGATGTTGGTCCTGATTTGAACCCCTTGGAGCTTCTATATTATGACCCCTTGATCTACAGTTTTCTTTTTATCAAAAAATATTTGATTCCTTTGCACTATTAATACTTTTCAgctatttaaaagtctgtatcatttcattccccgtctctcctctcctccagtgtataaATATTTAGGTACTTCAATATCATCTCATAACTCTTTTTGTGCAGACCCCACATCATCTTGGATTGCCTTtcctggaccacttccatcctgactctatcctttttgagataaggtctccagaactgaatacagttctCCAAATGAGGACTCATCTGTACAGGGGCATtgtcatgtctttttttttcctgctgtttatGCATCTTTGTGCAGCCCAACACCTCCCTGGCCTTATTCACTGCCTCGTCAAATTGTttcgccgccttcagatcatcagacgcTGTCACCTCGAGGTCTCTTTCCCAGCCTGTGCACATCAGACTTTCAACCCTTATCACATTTTTTGCACTCCAGGTTCATAAcgctgcacttcttagcattgaatcccaaccactcctcaagctttcttagatctcttttcattctctctacgctttcaggtgtgtccactctgttgcagatcttagtgacatccacaaaaagacaaaatatttCTTCTAACGTTGCTGCAATATtactcacgaagatattgaacagaaacagtCCTAGATCTGATCTCTAAGGCCCTCCACTTATCAATCTTCCAGCCTCAGAAGAGGTCCCATTAACAACTACTTGCTGTGTCAGTTAAccaattttttatataaaaaactattcctcctccttttttgccCTCTCTATCTTTCCTCAACATGATATAGCCTCTAAAATTTTAACAACACATATTATGCATCTCATTTCTCAATCATACGCATCTCATTCACACCATTCATACATAAAATCCAAATTACTAGTACATCCTTATACCTCTATACATGTAATACCTCAACCATATTaactataaatacataaaattcttcAACTGTTATAAATATTTGAAAGTTgaagaattttatgtatttatagttAATATGGTTGAGGTATTACATGTATAGAGGTATAAGGATGTACTAGTAATTTGGATTTTATGTATGAATGGTGTGAATGAGATGCGTATGATTGAGAAATGATGATGCATAATATGTGTTGTTAAAATTTTAGATGTGCATATGGTCCACATATAGTGTTGATAAATGAATGTAAaaattgtttgtattttcaataaaaaattggTGGGGCATTATAAGATTGCCGAGTGTTCCTCTGATGTTGGTTTACCATTTATATATTAGACAGAGGTTTCTTGCACATGATTAATGTACCAGACAGatataagccatctttgacatagagccttttactttTCCATACATGGTCCCAGCCTCCAATATCTCCAAAACATTGCTCCTTAAACCAAGTTTTgggccatgcattgaagttatctatatggcttagactctctttcccctttccaggaACACATAACACTTCTAAAAAGGCAATAGTTTttaccatgtgactaatctgctttgccagagtctggaaatctctttaTACCACTTAGATGCTGTTACTAGGAAAGTCAAAGTTTACATGATAATATAAACTTTAGCGTctttactttcttctttaattgcattgactatttgaatagcatttctaccgACTGATGATCCCAGaaggcttttaactatagtgCTCCCTttgaaaagagttcccaaattagtgcctctgatgaatGAGTCACCCAACTCAATGAGCCttttcttatggttattgattgtattatggaatttctgtgtgcattaggttttttcttttttttagatacCACTTAAATCTCCAACGCtaaaggttcttcattatctaatacagagaaggcattttgtacttgtgtcacttgagagagtgtgtgtctccacatcacaggtcttattctacagAGCCCTCTGTAATCCATTTGCTCTTGGGTTCCTGTACGCTTTGTGTAAGTGGAGCGGGACATGTGGGCTGCTCAATTGTGAAGAATAAGTGTCTTGATGGTGGCGCACCTTTAACTTTAAACTCAGCATTTTGAAATTAATTCAAAAATTAACTGGCAACCAGTGCAGCTGAAACAATGCTCCCGTCGAGAAGCATTAAGGACTAACCATGCTGAGGAATTCTGCAGGAGCTGTAAAGCTTGAGTCTTATAGCCAGGAGTAGCTAAATATAGGGAGTTTCCATAATCTGGTGTAGTCATAACAAATGCCTGGAGAAGGGTATGAAAATCATCCTGATCAATAAGACACTTTAAGGTGTCTCAGGTGCTTGAGTTTATACAGTACCCTAAAATCAAAACAGTATTAATTTGCTTCTTAAGGTTTAAAGAAGAATCTAAATAAAACCCCAGGTTTCCAACAGACGTGACATTTTTTTGTTCCAGTCAAAACGCGTGCTGCTGCGTTCTGTAGCACCTGTAATGGCCTAATGGTGCTGTTAGGTAGACCAAGCAGTAatgcgttgcaatagtcaatgttTGATAAAATTAAAGATTGTAGAACAGTTCTAAATTCTGTGGATGCCAACATAGGTTTCAGCTTTCTAAGAGTAAGTAGTTTAAAATAgctttctcttatttttaatGCAATATGTTTTTTCGTCCAGAGTTCCGTATCTATTGTTATTCCAAGGTCTCTAACAAAAGTGCATGGTTGTATCTTTgcgttattattattatttcttgggagggttacagACCCaaggaaaattcatgggaacctgcTCGTAACATCTCGGATAAGACCCTCCTCATGAActtccatcgtgcccatccgggcaaaccccgacctccaggaGAGGGgcataaagggggagggggggggatactGTTACACTCGCCACCCATGGCAACCTTGCTACACAGCATTCATTTAAATgaaatatattggtgttttaatgGAGGTGAACTCAGCCAGCAAGccttttagttatttatttagattcagaGCTCACTTTACCTTACAAATGTGCCCAAAGCAAATTTACAATTCAATTCATCAAATTACAATATGTAACAGAAGTAGTCATATGATCAAACAAGAATCTATCAAAGACAGAGCAATAAAATGATATTCAAACATCAAGAAATAAGAGCAATGAAACCGTGTGAAAAAATAAAACGGACCAGAAGCCTTTAGAAACAAAGACAATGGGGTTTAGAAGATGGGAAAAAACAACTGTAAGATAACATCACGTTTATCACTGGAAGGAAACCTCCCCCTCACACAGTCATGATGTGATGGGCCTCTGCCAGTCTCCATCCATTTTTCCAGTAATGAGCAATAGTTGGGGTTCtggctttttttaaattcctccCATGATAACCCCAAGGTTTTAGAAGAAAGTCTTCAGTGGAGTATAGAGTCCCCCTGGATTTAGAGGGGAAAACGACCAGAGAGTGGGTTGGTGGCCCGCAGGTGCGAGAGATCATCTCTGGGTCTCAAGCAAGTGGAGTTAGAGATTCCCCCAGGACTTCAAGCAAGCATTTCGGAGGAAAGAGACCAGAATAAGATTTTGGGAAGGACTGATGAGTTGCAGAAGGAAGGGTATTCTCCCGGTATGCCAAGAgctggatcataagaacataagaacatgccatactgggtcagaccagttaACAGCATGAGTGACGAGAAGTACTGGGGCTCTTGAAGTTTGATGACATTTTAATAGTTTTTGACCCAAGTTGGGATTTTTCTAAAGTTTTgtgcttggggatatttttccacCTGACCAGTTTATGCCATCGAGGGTGGTCAGGAGGGGATTGTCCACCTTTCTGTCCAGATAAGAGGAGGCTGCAGCACCCAGTCTGAGAAGAGATCCTGATTCACGTTTTGCAGGTCTGCATTTTCCCATCTTTGGGGAAAGGAAGAATTGTTCTGTCCCCTTCTTTTTCCCCTGAACCGGAGGCTTTGATAACCGTTTCCTTTCCTCCTGGGAGGCCTGCTTCCATCTTTTGAAGAGGAATCATCAAGGGAGACCCCCACTCGGATTTCCACCCCGGGACACAGGACTCTGCCAGCTGAAGTTCAGGATTCAATGTGGACCTCAGGTACAATGGGAAGGGACCCGGTCACTGCTAGGAGTCCCCAGCCACTTTGGGATAATGATCTTTCCTTCTCATGAAGGATACACATGTTCCAAGCTCCTGCCTGGAGGGACATTTCCACAGAGCTAGAGAGCCTCCAAATCCTATCTCCTGTAAATCTGGGAACACTAGAAGTATCTGGGCaatttgggatagattttaaaaggcccacgtgcatgtccatgtgctcacagtccctgacgcgggcacatggacgcggctgttttataacattcacgtgtcggcgcatgcatgttataaaatgcgattCCTGCGTGAACACGTGTGCCGGATTTGATGTCCGCATCACATGTACAGGCGAGTGGCCTCCTCCGCACGCAGGGGGGATTTTAAATTAATCGCGtagcgacacaatcgggcctttgcctagttccctcccagtccgctccattaaaggagcggactgggagggaacttccctaaccctaaccctatccttcctccctcaacgacccctaaactaaacctaactatccccaattttttttaatacttactgctcctttggagcagaagtaaactccgcacGCCTAATGGTACTGTCCCGGCACCCCCCCTCGCTATGCCCCTTCCCACTCAGACCCTGCcccccctttcttcaggcccagcacttctgcatgtattggggggttacgcacgtgactgggcccttttgaaaatgcactcagtggcattttctaaacaaaagtaaaaatttgaaaaatatggaaaagaatTAATGTAAAAAAAGTTACTAGAAAAAACAGCGAGTGCGAGGTATCAGCAAACCAGAATTAAGGGGCCATCCGGTCTTGTCATTCATCCACCAAGGGCTCATAGCAATACTCTGCACAGAGGATCAATTTTGTTTGAGATATTTTGGAAGCAGATAAAACTGAATAGAGATCAAGAGTCCAAAACGAAACTGTTTTGAAGCACAAAGGTTGTGATTTTGCACTTCTTCAGGAGCTATTTATTAAACAACTTGAAACCAGTTTTGAACTGAATAGACTGCTGTCTTTGTAGACAGACACGCAGGTCTCGCAGAACTTGACGAAATATAAGATATGTGCCACCCACCAAGAAAGGGTTACCTGATAATAAACGGGTTTCTCTTGACAAGGTATTTTAGGGCAACAAGCAGACAAAACAGCTTTGGCACCAGGACACAAGTGGTTCTTCTTATGTGCAAAAGCATTACATGGCAAGGCACGGGATTATTGCATATTTTTTCCCAGGTAATGGGGTCTCTCTCCGAGCTCACAGAACAGTCTGAAGACTGGTAGTTTCTTTTCTGTGTTGCTATTGCACCCACAGCAGTTTGGCTTAGAGCCTCTGTTTTCAGAATGATGAACTGTGTGTCTTTCACCccttctgctttctctctcacttaagCTGAGATGGCTTGTGCAACCCCAGCAAGCAGACTGAATGCTTTGAGAAGTTGTGTCCATGAAGGATTATGACAACAGTCTACTCATCTCTAAATAGCACGATGTTTATTATCAAGTAGCTCCTGAGGAAGCAaattgcgaaacaccggccgctatCAAGTATAGAATAAGACTGATTgtctaattatttttatttgcttttaaaaactctttaaaaattgcctctCTTTTCCAGGTGTATGAATGAATAGACCTGGTGGCCCGTGCAATGCAGGGTGCATTGATTGATTTGCTGACCCCTTGGGGTAATAGATTTGAAAGGGGTTGTTTTATACCTTTGGGCATTTTTGCAGCTCTATTCATTCAATGCATCGTACCATGAGTCAAAAGTCCATGCAGGATTTTAAATTTCCAAGAAACTCACATAACTATCTTGTTTGTCTGAAATTTTACAGACGTATATCTTGCAATCCACCTAGATTTGTGAATAGAGTGGTAAAAAAGatcttttaaatgaataaataaggcaTGACAATATCATCTTTGCTTTAGCCCCATTATATTCATGAATTGCATTTAATTTCCTTCTAACAAATTAGGAACTAAACTTCCTAACCAGGACTGGATGAATCAATCTGTTCTGAACTCCCCCCatccctcaacaacaacaaaCGAACCAGAGCTCGTTGCTAACCCAAGACAGGTTGGGGGTGGCAGGTGCGGTGGCAAAGTTCACAGCTGTCTCAGAAACTTCCTTGACCCTGAAATTACATCCTGTGTTCTGATCCCATCCCTTTCCTACAGAGCAGTTTGCAAACCCCTGTAcggatctgttttgtttttatgctaTAAATGATCGGATTCAAGACAGGTGGAACAAAGAGGTAGATGTTGGCCATTAGTGTCTGGATGAAAGGAGCTGCGTCTTTCCCAAACCTGTGAATCATGGTCAGGCCAATCATTGGGATATAGAAGATTAAGACAGCGCAGATATGGGACACACAGGTGTTAAATGCCTTGAGACGTTCTTTTTCTGATGCAATGCCCAGCATGGTCTTAATAATCATGATGTAAGACAGCACAATCAGAATAGCATCTACTGTCACTGTACAAAGAGAAACAGCTAAACCATACATAATATTGAACATCGTTGTGCCCGCACAGGCGTGCTTCATCACGTCTTGATGCAAGCAGTAGGAATGAGAGAGCACATTGGTTCCACAGAATGGTAAAAGTTTCAGGCGTATGATTAGTGGTGTGAGAGTAAATGTGGCTCTGACTGTAATTGCAATCCCAATTTTTGCTATTCTTGGGTTTGTTAGTATGGAGGCATATCTCAGGGGATAAGTGATGGCAACAAAGCGATCAAAGGCCATGGCCAAGAGCACTGCAGATTCTATGATCGCCAATGAGTGAATAAAGAACATCTGGATCAGACAGGCatcaaaataaatgttttggaaGTTGAACCAAAATATGCTGAGCACAGTGGGTAATGTCGACAAGGACAGGCCCAGGTCAGTGATGGCTAGCATGGAGAGGAAGAGGTACATGGGTTCATGGAGGCTCTGCTCGGTTTGAATGACAAACAGAATAGTGGAATTCCCTAGGATTGCAATAATGTACATAACACTGAAAGGGATGGAAAGCCAGATGTGTGCCTCTTCCAGCCCTGGGATGCCGGTCAGCAGGAAAATAGAAGGAGAGAAGCTGGTGTTACTAAATGTTGACATGTTGAGCAGCCGATGCTATGCTCTGCTTCTAACGTCTGCTTGGAGTGGAGCTCTCTTCACCGATCCCTGTTAAGGGAAGAGACATATTATTAGTGTGCATTATTCATGCCCCAGCACAATAAGATTGCTCAGTCCTTCCCTACTAAAATCAATGCAGGTTGCATGCTTTAAAGTTGAAGGACTTCTCTAAATTAAATTatgaacatagaaacatgacagcagaaaaatatctttatggcctatctagtctgcccgtCCCCACAAACTACaattcctaccactccctcagagatcttcagTTTTTATCTAGTACTATCATGAATTCAATTACTGACCTTGTGTCCACCATCTCCATGGTggggctgttctatgcatccactatgttctctgtaatgaaatatttccttaggttcCTCTGAGTTTATCCACTTTTACCCTCTTtccatgacctctcattctagggcttttttttttctttgcaaaaggcctgcttcctctgcatggaaacctttgagatatttgaatgtctcttatcatatctcccctatcccacctttcctctagggtgtacaggTTTAGATtttaagtctgttcccatatgctttaaaacaaaGACCACAATCATATATTGCTGAATCCAATATATAATTCTCATAAATGTCACGGTGATGTATACATATATGAAATCCTCTTAAtcatcaacaccccccccccccttccacctctTCTAAATTGAAAGGATAGGATAACCTGGATGGGTCCTGCCATAAGAAAATATGAAACCACCACCTTTCATTTTAATATAATTCAAGAGGATTTCATATAAGTATATATTGCAGTGAAATTTATGAGAATTATATATTGGGTTCAGCAatatatgattgatgttttagaTTTAAACTTTCTCAGATGATTGAGATATTTGGTTTAAAACAATGACCACCAcccattttattagccattctCTGCACCAACTCCAACCAGTACCGGACTGATTCCAACCGACTccaactggagtactgtgtt
This sequence is a window from Rhinatrema bivittatum chromosome 5, aRhiBiv1.1, whole genome shotgun sequence. Protein-coding genes within it:
- the LOC115091465 gene encoding olfactory receptor 51G2-like; the protein is MSTFSNTSFSPSIFLLTGIPGLEEAHIWLSIPFSVMYIIAILGNSTILFVIQTEQSLHEPMYLFLSMLAITDLGLSLSTLPTVLSIFWFNFQNIYFDACLIQMFFIHSLAIIESAVLLAMAFDRFVAITYPLRYASILTNPRIAKIGIAITVRATFTLTPLIIRLKLLPFCGTNVLSHSYCLHQDVMKHACAGTTMFNIMYGLAVSLCTVTVDAILIVLSYIMIIKTMLGIASEKERLKAFNTCVSHICAVLIFYIPMIGLTMIHRFGKDAAPFIQTLMANIYLFVPPVLNPIIYSIKTKQIRTGVCKLLCRKGMGSEHRM